A genomic window from Lotus japonicus ecotype B-129 chromosome 1, LjGifu_v1.2 includes:
- the LOC130729704 gene encoding berberine bridge enzyme-like 8, translating into MSAIISIIPIFLMAMATSQSHPLEQTYLQCLSLNSEPSPPISEVTYFPNSPSYPAILESYIRNLRFNSPTSPKPAFIVAPTHVSHIQATIICCKRFGLEIRIRSGGHDYDGLSYASQAPSFIILDMFMLRSVVVNLKDETVSVESGATVGELYHGIAEKSRIHGFPAGVCPTVGVGGHFSGGGYGNLMRRFGLSVDNVLDAVIVDADGRVHDRKSMGEDLFWAIGGGGGASFGVIVSWKIKLVPVPEVVTVFRVEKTLEQGATDMVHQWQYVADRIHHGLFIRVVLSPVQRKGKKTVRAKFNALFLGNAGQLLDIMTESFPELSLVGEQCIEMRWIDSVLFWYNYPVGTSTDVLLERHPGSEKFLKRKSDYVQKPISKIGLEGVWKKMIELGKPSLTFNPYGGKMSEISEVETPFPHRGGNIYYFLFSIYKIQYSVNWKEEGNDVENRQLDMIRKLYDFMTPYVSMSPRSSYLNYRDVDLGVNGAENASYEEASIWGKKYFKRNFDRLVEIKTKVDPSNFFRYEQSIPSLASGTSIMSE; encoded by the exons ATGTCTGCAATAATATCCATTATCCCAATCTTTCTAATGGCAATGGCAACCTCACAATCACATCCTCTAGAACAGACCTATCTGCAGTGCCTCTCTCTCAATTCTGAACCTTCTCCTCCAATCTCTGAAGTCACCTATTTCCCCAACAGCCCTTCCTACCCAGCAATCTTGGAGTCCTACATCAGAAACCTGAGATTCAACTCACCCACATCTCCAAAACCAGCCTTCATTGTGGCCCCAACTCATGTGTCCCACATCCAGGCCACAATCATCTGCTGCAAAAGGTTTGGTCTTGAAATCAGGATAAGGAGTGGTGGCCATGACTATGATGGCCTCTCATATGCATCACAAGCCCCATCATTCATCATTCTGGACATGTTCATGCTGAGATCAGTGGTGGTCAACTTGAAGGATGAAACTGTGAGTGTTGAGTCAGGGGCAACAGTTGGTGAGCTTTATCATGGGATTGCAGAGAAGAGCAGGATCCATGGCTTCCCAGCTGGGGTGTGCCCCACTGTTGGTGTTGGGGGACACTTCAGTGGTGGTGGCTATGGGAACCTGATGAGAAGGTTTGGTCTCTCTGTGGATAATGTTCTGGATGCTGTAATTGTTGATGCTGATGGAAGAGTCCATGACAGGAAATCAATGGGGGAAGATCTTTTCTGGGCTATTGGAGGAGGTGGGGGTGCTAGCTTTGGGGTCATAGTTTCCTGGAAAATCAAGTTGGTTCCTGTGCCTGAGGTTGTGACAGTTTTCAGAGTTGAGAAAACATTGGAACAAGGTGCTACTGATATGGTTCATCAGTGGCAATATGTTGCTGACAGGATTCACCATGGCTTGTTTATAAGAGTAGTTCTTAGTCCTGTGCAGAGAAAGGGTAAGAAAACAGTAAGGGCTAAGTTTAATGCTTTGTTTCTTGGAAATGCAGGACAGTTGCTTGATATAATGACTGAGAGCTTCCCTGAACTGAGTTTGGTTGGTGAACAGTGCATTGAAATGAGGTGGATAGATTCAGTGTTGTTTTGGTATAATTATCCAGTTGGGACCTCAACTGATGTTTTGCTTGAAAGGCATCCTGGATCTGAGAAATTCTTGAAGAGGAAAtcagattatgtgcagaagccCATCTCCAAGATTGGCCTTGAAGGGGTATGGAAGAAGATGATTGAGCTAGGAAAGCCTTCTCTGACATTCAATCCTTATGGTGGTAAAATGAGTGAGATTTCTGAGGTGGAAACACCCTTTCCACACAGAGGTGGTAacatctactacttcttattctcaA TATACAAGATTCAGTACTCTGTGAATTGGAAAGAGGAGGGTAATGATGTTGAAAATCGACAATTGGATATGATTCGAAAGCTCTATGATTTCATGACCCCTTATGTGTCAATGTCACCTAGAAGTTCATATCTGAACTACAGAGATGTTGATTTAGGTGTGAATGGAGCTGAGAATGCTAGTTATGAAGAAGCTAGTATTTGGGGTAAGAAGTATTTCAAGAGAAATTTTGATAGATTGGTAGAGATAAAGACCAAGGTAGATCCTAGTAACTTTTTCAGATATGAACAGAGTATTCCATCACTTGCATCAGGGACAAGTATAATGTCAGAATAG
- the LOC130729705 gene encoding B2 protein — protein sequence MDTMNSFWQLGDELRGHTKVSEDDHKWFMVASKLAEQTRLKGERLNNLDLSKGPIETRPREKMGFQEENKFDTLNFSMLNLESRISENMSKSSFRNGVYNMNAVYQKSNANLVGNININKYNGNVQLNKDSNNISNNNNESNSSNVAEKRFKTLPAAETLPRNEVLGGYIFVCNNDTMQEDLKRQLFGLPPRYRDSVRAITPGLPLFLYNYTTHQLHGIFEAASFGGSNIDPTAWEDKKCKGESRFPAQVRIRVRTICKALEEDSFRPVLHHYDGPKFRLELSVPETLDLLDLCEQAGSVA from the exons ATGGACACCATGAACAGCTTCTGGCAATTGGGTGATGAGCTTCGTGGGCACACAAAAGTATCAGAGGATGATCACAAATGGTTCATGGTTGCTTCTAAGTTGGCTGAGCAGACAAGGTTAAAGGGGGAGCGCTTGAACAACCTTGATCTTTCAAAGGGCCCCATTGAAACAAGGCCAAGGGAAAAAATGGGGTTCCAGGAGGAGAACAAATTCGACACTCTTAACTTTAGCATGTTAAACCTGGAGTCTAGAATTTCTGAAAATATGAGCAAAAGCTCATTTCGCAATGGTGTTTACAATATGAATGCAGTGTACCAGAAAAGCAATGCAAACTTGGTGGGTAACATCAACATTAACAAGTATAATGGTAATGTTCAGCTCAACAAGGACTCCAACAacatcagcaacaacaacaatgaaAGCAACAGCTCAAATGTAGCTGAGAAAAGGTTTAAGACCTTGCCTGCAGCAGAGACACTCCCCCGCAATGAAGTGCTTGGAGGATACATCTTTGTTTGTAACAATGACACAATGCAGGAAGACTTGAAGCGCCAGCTGTTTG GTTTGCCTCCAAGGTATCGAGATTCTGTCAGGGCAATTACACCAGGGCTACCTTTATTTCTATACAACTATACTACCCATCAGCTGCATGGCATTTTCGAG GCAGCGAGTTTTGGGGGCTCTAACATAGATCCAACTGCATGGGAGGACAAAAAGTGCAAAGGCGAGTCGAGATTTCCTGCTCAG GTAAGAATCCGTGTCAGGACAATTTGCAAGGCATTGGAGGAAGATTCATTCAGGCCAGTTTTGCATCATTATGATGGTCCGAAGTTTCGTCTTGAGCTGTCAGTTCCAGAG ACCCTGGATCTTTTGGACCTATGTGAACAAGCTGGTTCAGTTGCATAA